acatgccataaacatgcaacatttatgggacagtctaaattgccccattgtgtgattgtgagtgcgactgtttgtctttgtgtaccctccgattggctggcgaccagttcagggtgtacgtcctgctcattgacagctgggataggttccaacacTCCTCTGCCCTACTCTACTCCCACTCTACCCTCATGAGGGTAAGCAGCTCtgagaatggatagatggatgttaacTGGCATTGCTATTAAACagtgttgtgatttttttttttaaagatttattcaCTTGGCAGGGATGGGGAGTATAAActacatttttctttggttAGCTTTTATCTGATTCATCACTTAAGAAACCCACCAAAGGATAAAGCCAAGCGAAAAGGCTACTACAGTGCGCTCCTCTTTACACAATCAAAGATGTtgttcaccccaaaaaaaaaaaaaataataattcaagacACAGACACTAATTTCAACATCTTAAAGCCAAACTGTTATTAGTAcaagaaacacacaaaacacttttttccccgaCAAACAAAAAGAAGCTTTGCACAAAACAGAATTTCTCACGGGAGCAGAATCGATTTTGTGGTGGCTGGGAGTTAAAGTTACACTTTGTgaatcacaattttaaaaaaacactgtcACTTccataaatacaaagaaattcattaaaaattgaaaactgtTGCTTTTACATAATTGCCATTCCATAGCTTAACATGTAATAAAGGCTGATAGTGGGTGATTAAAGgcatcaccatccatccatttttgaagctacttatcctcacaagggttggcagagtgctggagctcatcctTGCTCCCTTCAGGCAagaggggggtacaccctgaactggtcactcacacctgtgggcaatttacagttttCAGTCGACCTAGCATGCatgatttgggatgtgggaagaacccggggaaaaaccacgcaggcacagggcaACGCGAATGTGCTAACTAGTTGTCCATTGTGCCGCCCTTGgcttattccatccatccatccattttctttgccgcttataatcacgagggtcgcagggagtgctggagccaatcccagctgtcaacgggcaggaggcggggtacaccctgaactggttgccagccaatcgcatggcacaaagagacaaatagccacactcacgatcacaacctaggggcaatttagagtgtccaattaatgttgaatgtttttggaatgtgagaggaaatcggagtgcccagagaaaacccacacaggcacggggagaacatgcaaacttcacgcaggcgggtctgggattgaatccgggacctcagaactgtgaggccaacgctttaccagctgggccaCCAGGCCGCCTTTGGCTTATTCCAATATTACATAATTATTCAAATTTGTAGAATTTTTATGAATTAAGAATGTAGAAGCATTTGACATTGTTTAGTCTGTTTTCAGTCCCCTGCTTTTACTAATGTTTGGGATTTTTGCTGTGGTATGGTTCCAGTAGCAGTACCCGGGTAGCGTATCAAGGTTGGGATTTTGGTTTTGTGACACAAGTACAGGCCCAACCCCTCCTGTCATCAAAGGTCCACGTGACCCTGAACAGCACAAGCGCCGTCAAAAATGGACGCACGGACTGCTGTGGCGAGTCCAGGTCGTACTGGTATCGCCTCAGACTTATAAAATGGGCCAAGTCTATCTCAGGTCATGACCTTACAGCGCATGTCAGCGACACGCAGATCGACCGGATTAACTGCAGCCTCACGGCGAAGCTGATTCATGCTAAATAGCGGTTACACTTTGAAAGCATCCATGATGGTGCATTAGCATTGAAATGAGGAGACTATTTTGTCAAGAGGAACTTTGAGGTCATACAGAGACGAGAGATGAATCCCACCGCGGGGTGGTGGGGGCaatgtcaacagtgttcaagTAGTTTTGTTTACGTAGGAGAGAGGCCCACCATTTGTGAGGCGCTAGAGAAAAGGGCAAATGTCAAATCTGTTGCATTTAGGCCCGGATTTGGCTCACTTGGTGTCTCCAGCGTGCACACTGGACTCATCACGTAAAGCGGTCACCGTCACATAAGCATGAAACAAACTCAATCTAATCAAAACCAAGTCAACTAAAACAACTGAAGCACATCGGGACAGTGGTATCTGAATGATGTACAAATACCAGTTCAACTCCTTTACTCAAATAAAGGGTGTAGAGTACGCTGACATCTACTTAAGTCCAAAAGTGCAGTGACAGTGTTtctattaattatattattcGCACCACTTGATGTAGCCCAGTAAAGCAATTCAGGTCTGTCTACGTCACGTTTCttgctaaatgtttttttagtgtgtttgttttcatgcataaaaaaaacaacaacaactttgaaCAGGTATTACaagatgatttattttcataagAAATCTCTTCTTTATAAAAGTGGACAGATTTTGTTTccatgacttctgatttcaaatctAATTCATTGTTAACAGTGTGTGTAACCATCATTTTTTGGGGCACTTGTCTATATGGAACATGTTGATGTGACTTCCCATTTCGATAGTCCAAAAAGGGTGCTGTGACGAGGCCCTAAATTGCACAGTGGGCCCCCGACCCCGTCCCCTATGGAGCCCGACAGCACACTTTGAGAAGCGCTGCAGGAACCTGTTGCTTTTGTTTCTAATTGATGCATTTTAAATTGtggagaggaaaagaaaaactccACAGGGCAACTGGGTTGGGGcgcacacaaacatttttgtccccCAAACCTCTCACGTCAAGTCACGCAGCTGGACCAATGAGTATCCGTGGCGACAAGCTATGAAACGAGGAATCTATGGTTTACCCCTAAATATTTTGAGCAAATTTCACAAGTGTTTATCAAATTTTTGCAGCAAATAGTAGCCAAAAAGGATGTCTCTCTCAAAAAGTTTGAGATTTTGAGTCTACCATACAACTTTTTCCTCCATTTCAACTGTTACTTGCTTCCACCACCCGAAAGTACAATGCCGTCTACAGTTTACGAACAAATTATTTAGGAAACTTGGAAGTAAGGCCGCCATTTAGATCAAACGCAACACAAGACAGAAGTGGAAAACAATACCGTACTTCTCAAAAATGTCCACGAGGCGGAAGCAACATCTGACAAGTGACCTTAAACCGTAACGTCATTTCCTTCCATGGCGTAGCAGGAAGTTAATGCGGGCCCCGAGCGTTGATGCCCAACGTGTGTCGTGCTCTGCCGGTCGCCCAGGCGGGCGTACCGCTTTCAACTCAGCATGTCAACGAAGTACCCCACCCCAGTGTACGCTCACGCAGGACGGGGCGACTTCTGCGATGTTTACGAGCCGGCGGAGGATTCTTTCCTGCTGATGGACGCGCTGGAAAGGGACGTTGACGAGCTCCGGGGGATGCGGTGAGCAGAACCGCTCGCAGCCGGATCGCCACCGGTGCCTGCACGGTTGCGGACGTTGGCGGCAGGGACACAATTCAATTTCCAGAGCGCTTCAAAACGACCACAGCTGTACACAGAACCTCTAAAGCGCTGTTATTCCTCCCGCAATCATAACCATAATGCTCACAGTAACAAAACTGCCAATTGAGATGCCTGTTCCTTTaacagaatttgttttttttgacaagctGGTTAAAAATTTGAACTCGACATTGACGAGACACATCAATATTTGTACATAGACGTCGTGTAAACATACAAACGGGCAATATAACAACTTACTCTGTCATATATGCTTTAAACCAGtagtcaccaacgcggtgcccgcaggcgaatggtagcccgtgaGGACCCCAtcagcagggatgagaattttccgccgatcggcggatttccgacttttttttttgtgtatatgtatgtatgtgtgtatgtgtatatagcTACAGATTGTGTGGACCTTAAATGTGTTAGAGTAgtaatttccaacctttatggagccaaggcacatattttacaattaaaaaaatcccacggcacaccaacaaaagtaaatgtcaccaaaaaggGAtcgattactgtatgtacttcctgccttctaatagaagaggatttttttttgttgtctgtcattgtggctcactggcataaatagatgaataaagacacgttatttcttggaataaatgttttttttttagcaattacataaaattgcataacttctcacggcacactaatgttccccgtcacactgtttgggaatcactgtgtTAGAGGGTTTAAATCCATCCAACGTGGTCATGTACTATATTCTGTTTTGATTTGTGGTGTTGTTGCTGGAGGTGTTTCTTTTTCACGGTTTGCATCTTCCCCACAGGCCGCACGTGTGTGTAGAGGTCGGCAGCGGCTCCGGAGCAGTGTCTGCATTCTTGGTATCCCTCCTCGGACCGGCGGCGATCTATTTGTGAGTTGATCGTGAGATTGGCCTCctgcaacaccccccccccccttaccttaccttttttttatatatacagttgCACGGACCTGAATCGGGCAGCGGCGCTGTGCACCTCCAAGACTGCATCCAGCAACAATGTGTCACTCGAGCCTGTCATCACCGACTTGGTCCGGCTGCATCACGCGTACGACCGTCTTGAATGCGTCAGTTGCTGCTTTGACCTTTGCGCTATGTTTTAGGTGCAATGTTTCCTGCCGCGGTTGAGCGGACAAGTGGACGTGCTCCTGTTCAACCCTCCCTATGTGGTCACCCTGTCCAGTGAGGTGACCTCTCAAGTTAAAAGGTTCGCCAATGACATGTTGGAATTGgttattttttgttcttctccCGTCACCTAGGTGGGAAGCATGGGCATAGAAGCTGCCTGGGCCGGCGGCAGGCGGGGCCGTGAGGTCACCGACAGATTTTTACCGCTCGTGTGCAAGTTGCTGTCGACTCGAGGGCTGTTCTACTTGGTTGCGATAGCAGAGAATGATCCGGGTGGGTTTACCTCGAATGTTTTCGATCAGTCGTACCTTGCTCAGGGTCACGGTGGGGCAGGGGTCCATACTAGTTTACTATGAGCACTGGTTCCCAACCTCAATTAAACTAATTTGCATATTTGATGAAAGACaaatctcacagcacaacaCCAAACTAAAATCTCACAAGGGATACCAagtatattttgaaatattgatGCTTTCTTTTTGCTAAGTGTGAAatctgtgctttttttctttgttcaaaGCTGTAATTGTCCAGTTGTATTAATAGCAAGACTGAAACAGACAACCATGAACGCCAATGGTAAATTGAGCGTTTTTGCTGCCCACTAGCTCAGCTGAAAGAATCCAATTGTTGTCCCTTTACATCCTAGAGGAGATTATCCAATCACTAAGTGGATGCGGGCTGGAGGGAAAGCCATGCTTGCTGGCAAGAGCCGGAAACGAGAGGCTGAGCGTCCTGCGCTTCCACCGCCGCCAACCTATGTGAACGGGCCGGGTCGCTACGGCTGTCGCGTCCCTTCGGCGTCTTCATCACTCACTCGGGAAAATCCGTGGCCAAACATTTGCGGACATACAAGTTCAgtgagttcaattttttttcctaccatCGAATATGCAAGATTGATTGAAAAGCTCGGAGTTGTAGTGATCAGTTACTGCATTGATTGGCTGTTCGCAACGGTTTCTTAAAGTAGACGTGCAGCCTTTGAATGGACTTTAGTGGAAGTAATTAGTAGTCCAATCATTATGAAACACTTGGCACCCACtgttgacttgttttttttccagcccaGTCATGGATGAATGATTCATAGCAGAACAATAGTTGGGTAAAAATAGAACAGCCTAAGGTCAAGTCAATTTCTCACGGTCCCTACTGCACCACCTGGAGGAAATGCTGGACATTACACCACAACCTGAGGGAAACACTGGGGATTACAGGACAAGTTCCAATGAATGTCATCATGATTTTGATATTTGGGGGATTCTGTACTAATCTTTGCCAGGCCAAttgtggcccgcgggccgtagtTTGGCCACCTCTGCCATGTTGACTCTAGAATGGACTTCAtaaaaaaagtgttggttcAATTTCAACACACCATGGTTTTGTCATCCAAGTGTTTAGAAATTGCCCCTCCGACAGTTACTTCTGTATGACCCACGTTCGTATccattttgtccatatttggctaaagCTGcctccttttctctcatttgtTACTTCAGTGTAGCGGACCGACACGTGTTTGTTTCGTCGACAGCACCGGAGCTCTTTGCGAGTGATGTCAATAAACTTGGGAAGTTCCAATGAGCGGATTTCAAGCCTCTCAGcagaaaaacattgaaaatgcgTGAAACGATTTGAATTCGTATTTcacgtttactgaggcaccacagAGACAACACtccatcccaaatactagaaaaaaaaatggatttgcaaAATACAGGACCTGAATACAACAAAAGTGGAGCAGTagctttgaaaataaatgtagttGGAAAATGTCATTATCAAAACGTTTCATAAATTAAAAGTGTTTAACAGTACAAAAAGTAAATTGCGTTACAAAGTGAATTGCTTCATCGTGTGCTCAATAAATCCTAATGTTAGCCAATATCTGTCAGTGAGTGCACATATCTGTTTGCATACCCATTCTCTGCCTGGAGTTaatttgcatatttaaaaaagtacaGGAGCTTGCCCACTACACATTTCTAACAACATATCAATTTACACCAGATTCAATCTTAATATTTGGGAACGAAAAGACCACTCATGCATGATTGAGGAAGAAGAGAAAAGTGTCGCTGTTACCTGTTCAATTAAAAACCAATCATTTTGTTTCTAAGCATGGGTGTTTCCCTATATTTTGGAGGGGGTTACACAACTGTCATTTTAAATCGATAATAATGTCCAAATTTTGTAAAGGAAGTTGAACACACCACAGAAACCCACATGCTCAAGAGATTATAATCCTGCAGAGATGTTGCTTTAATGTGCGTAACTTTCATTCAACCACCAAGCATTCAGCATTCATGTGCATTTGGATTGTCTACCCCCACACCCCTTACCAAGGTATAACTTCCTCCAGTGTCACACTGCACATTTACTTGACGGTCTTAGTCCTCCTGCTGTAACTTGGACCTCCAGACAACACGTCCGTCTTCACTCAGCTGGACAGCTCCGCTGGCGACCAGCTCCATAGCGGCAGGGAAGGCCCGGTGCTCGGCCTCTTTGATTCTGTCAGCAAGACTTTCCTCTGTGTCGCCGCTGAACACCGGCACGGCCTCCTGCACGATGATGGCCCCCGCGTCCACCTCCTCCTAACACACAAATGAGGATTTCCCGATGGGTTGCGGCGGCGCCGAGGTGTTTCGGCGTTAATGCGACGCACTTACTGCGACGAAGTGGACTGTGCAGCCACTGAGCCGCACCCCGGCCTGGAGAGCTTGCTTCTGGGCATTCACACCCTTGAATGAGGGCAgcagggatggatggatgttcaaaaGCTTACCTAAGACAagcaatgtttaaaataaataaatgaaaaatttgatAGTGATGATCAGTACTCGCACGCACTGTTCCATTTGTTGACAAAGGATCCTGTGAGGATGCGCATGAATCCAGCCAGACACACCAGTTCCACCCCAAATTCTTCCAGCACGCGGTCGATGGTGCTGTCAAATTCTGCTCGGCTTCCGTACAGTTTGTGGTCCACCACCTAGTGCAGAGTGAGAGTAAAGATTTGACATTGGATTGGCAACAACCTCGagcaaacatttcctgtagttgcagaTCACAATTTTGGACCGTTCCCCCGGACAAAACAGTTTTAGAAAGACTCACTTTGATTGGGCCACTCCAGAACAcgcattttcttcttttgaagCCATTCTCTTGTTTTTTTACTACTGTATTTTggaccattttgttttgagCTTCAGTAGTCAGACAGATGGCCTCAAGTTCATTTGCAAAAGACACAAAATTGCCAAAAGGATCCACATTTTTTCCTGAGGAACAAGCCCACACCTGCAGAACTCCCTCTCCAGCAAACTTCACACTTGGCACAATGCATTCATACAAGTCTCATTCTGTATCCTCAAAAATGACTTTACCGTTTTTGAATGTGGAACCATTTTGTTGAACGTCTCATTGGAAATGAATAGGGAATTTTTGAGGTGGAAAACAAGGGGTAATTTTTGacttacagttaaaaaaaaaaaatctgaaggcACAAGTTTTTAGGGAGATGTGGAAGTAGGAATCGGATAGAAAACATGGTGATACAACGCCCAAACACTCCACCACGATTAGGTCACATGGGCCAGCCCTTCGCGGGCCTGATGATGGCAGTTAAATGTGAATagggttttttccccccttaataaacaaaatctttgagaaacatcattttatgtttacttgggtCAATTTTGTATGTTGGTCACGACGTTTGTTTGATCTTAAAGTGAGGTAACAATGCAAAAATagaaatttgagaagggggtgggggcaacCGTTTTAACCAATGACAgcctaaaataaaatgaataaagttGAAGCATTTCAAATTAGCAATTAAATTTGATTGTGGAGTGGTGATGTCTGTGTGCGACGGTATACAAAagataaaatggaataaaagatGTGTGTTAACTCAAgcatgggagtttttttttttaatttcctgaaaaGTCAAGATGGAGATGGAAGGATTCTTCCCGGCAGCAATGATGAATAAACCAGTAACTGTTTTAGAAGCAAGTACCCGTGTCTGGATGCCAGCCAGTGCAGCCCTCTTGAGGCCCTGAACTCCAGGCTTGTTGGAGATGACCACTACGATCTCCGCGCAGCTCGACGGACGCTTGGCTTGCTCGATGAGCGCTTGGAGGTTGGTCCCTGGGGGAAGAAAGCCGGGCCGCAGTTCAGAATCTCCATGATTTTAGGAACCTGCTTCACGGAATATTACACCAACCTGTGCCTGAGATGAGAACCCCAACTTTGGTCCTTTTGTGAGGAATGCTGCTATCAGAGAGGCAACTGCCATTTTTGGAGGCTGGACCAGCGTTTAGCAGGCTGTGGTCGAGATTACGGACCACCACAGACTCCGCACCTGCAATCCCGGGTGCACATCCAAATCAAATCGAACTTTAGTTACTGAGCACTTTCCACACAACAATATGCAACGGAGAGACAACTagagttaaacaaaaataacatttctgctggcacagctggaaagcgttggcctcacagttttgaggacccgggttaaatcctggtcccagctgtgtggagtttccatgttctgccCGCGCctgcagtccggtttcctcccacacgccaaaaacatgcaacattaattggagactctaaattgcccctagatgtgattgtgagtgtggctgttgtttgtctccatgtgccctgcaattgggtggcaaccaattcagggtgtaccctgcctcctgccagttgggaaaggctccagcacttccgcgacccttgtgaggataagtggctaaaaaaaaatgtgtgggtgGGTAAAACATTTCTAATGTACGTTAAAAGGTCAATTCAATATTAGTTGAGCCCCTCCTTCCAAAGATGAACGTTCTATGGAGTCCTGTAAAAGTGCAACCATACCTCACACTATATATCATGACTTTGGCATAACACAAAGGAGAGAGCCCAACAACCTCACGGACAGCGAGGATTCATAGGGTGAAAGCAGTTCTGAGAGATACGAAATTCCAAGACCATTAGGAGCTTTAAACCCCACCAAAAGAAGAATAAACTCGATCCTGAAATTTGGTGTGCTATCGTGTACGTCTGCCACATGGAGGCCCCAGACGCTCGCTGTCTCACCAGGTGGCTTGTGAGCGAGCGTGCCCACAATCCAGGCCTCCTCTTGGGCTCGCAGCTGCCGCAGGACCCTCTGAGCGTCCGCGGGGGCCACCACCAGCACCGCACCCAGGCCGCAGTTGAAGGTGCGGGTCATCTCGCAGTCGCTTAGGCCGCCCTCCTTCTGCAGCCAGGAAAACACTGAGGGGATGCTCCAACGAGACGCATCTGGAGATAGCGATAGATTCCAGTTATATGGGAAGTTCAAGTTCAGATCACAATTTCTGAATCAAAATTAAGCGTGCTGAAAGGACATAATTGATTAAGATCGGGAGATGTTCGTAGACTTGGGTTACCTAAATCTACAGTCAGCTCCTGGGGCACGACCCGAGGGATGTTTTCCAAAAGTCCTCCTCCAGTGATGTGAGCGCACGCTTTGACCGCACCGCTGCGCAGGATTGGAAGGAGGACACGACTGTAGATCTTTGTCGGTGTCAGCAAAACCTCTCCTGCGGACCAGTGATGACAAAACTGAGTCCTGATTTTAAAATTAGTGCAACCATGCCCACACTTACCAACAGTCTGTCCTGGATTACCAAAGGGTGCTGGGGAGCAGTAGCTGAGATGCGTTCGCTCCAAGACCTTGCGCACTAGGCTGAAGCCATTGCTATGGATTCCAGAGGACGCCACGCCGATCAAGATGTCCCCCTCTGCGATGTCCGCCAGCCGAGGCAGCAGGGCTCCCCGCTCCGCCGCCCCCACGCAGAACCCGGCGAGGTCGTACTCTCCCGGAACGTAGACGCCGGGCATTTCTGCCGTCTCGCCCCCTGGGCATCCACCCAGACGGATGCTTTGACACGGTGGCCCAGCACTAGAGGCGACGGTGGCGACTTCGCCGCTTACCGAGTAGAGCGCAGCGGGCCAGCTCGCACGCTTTGGCGATGCCTGCGACTACCGCGGCGGCCACATCCACGTCCAGGTTGCCGCACGAGAAGTAGTCCAGGAAGAAGAGCGGCTCGGCTCCCTGAGCCAGCACGTCGTTAGCGCACATGGCCACCAGGTCCTGACCCAAGCTGCCATGCTGCCCACATGCCTGGGCAATCtgaacaccacacaggcagctTTTCCAACCCACTGAGAGCATCATTTCATCCTCACGATAAAAGTgactttaaattgtttttctgcCCACTCTCGGCTGAAGTTAATAGTCTAATTCGTCAAAAAACAAGTAGGAAAAACGTCTTGAGTATTGAAAATAACCAAATACCATTTTGgcaaaatagctaacacaaactAGAATCTATGTTGCTCTGTGTAACCCTGTAAGACAATAGACTGAAGATGCacactgcagcaacacatgtagcgCAGTCATATACTGGATTATTTATCCCGTCAAGAGCAACTAACATTTGTGCAGTACTTATGAACTCCAAGGAGTTATGAAGTCTCATACGAGAAAGCAGTACAATAGCTATTCAATTGATGcagtgttttatatatatatatatatatattatatatatatatatatactttttaaatTCTACTGAAACGAAATCAGTACATTTTTGTAAAGCACAACATTACAGTCTGATATTTTACCTCAGTaaacaagttacatttttgttgttgttattttttttgggtagaagaatggaatggattaatggcatttaaaaaaGGCAACTAAATGGGCAGCATAATGGTGAATTTAGGGAGaacgtttactttttttttttttaaatgcccaaTTAAAAGTTTGAGGACAATAATTAtttcattgctattttttttttttttttaaaaaaacagtacatattaaatactgtattggcaaagtgatttttttctctttccctGCGAACATTTGACACATTTGAGTAGTACTataaaaaatgtgataaatgttAAATCTTTTCACTCCATTGGTTGAGCCAAAAGCTGAGCTGACATCTGTGGACCctcaagatatatttttttttcattttcttaataTGCGCTACTGATTTTTCAAGCAGGAAATTGAATGGTAAATGGAAATGACAAATTCACACCTTTAGTTTGGTTCCCACTCCATCAGTTCCAGATACCAGGATCGGGTCAATGAACCCTGCAGCTTTAAGGTCAAACAGTCCAGCAAAACCTCCCAGCTCTGCATCACATCCTTGTGAGAAGAAAGTATGAAAATACCATAAATGATCATATTTCCTGTACATTGACACTGTCAGCCAGAAACGTCTTGgtccaaatttggtcaatttcagttttttctcaagttttctgggggtctgaaattttcccaAACTAATCTTATTAATGTTGATGGCTCAACAAACGTGCcagccatttctttttttttttttgtaacattaaaaCGGATTGTTTTCGCGATGCCATAATTCTGCCCAATGTCGGCAATATACAAATATTACTTTCTGATGGGCGACACGGTGAAtgatgcagctgtaaagtgttggcctcagagttgtgaggtccaaggttcaatcccggcccaactgtgtggagtttgcatgttctccccatgcctgtgtgggttttctccgggcactccgatttcctcccacatccccaaaaacatgcaacatttattggagagtctaaattgccgctaggtgtgattgtgagtgcaactcctgtctgtctccatgtgccctgtgcttggctggcaagcagttcagggtttacctcacctcctgcccgttgacagctggcataggctccagcactaccccgacccatgtgaggataagtggctaagaaaatggacggatggatgttttttgatGTAACATTACCTGGACGGGAAGTTGCCCTGGCCAGTGGCTTGATCACGTCTACAAGTTTGTTGCCAGCGGCGATGTCCACGCCACTCTCTTTATAGGTTAGGCCTCTGTCAGAGACAGTCAAATCATTGCTATGTATGGCGCCTGTCACAGCACACGTCTGATGATTGGCGCCTCTTTCAGTTTTAGGAGGCATAAAATTATCACGGAAGAAAATTCAGAGTGAAGAAACCAAAACAAGGAGAGACCATCCATAGTTTATTCATTTATGAAAACGGTCAATAATGGAATGTTTTGAGCAGTCAAACACACCTGTGTTGCCTCAAATGGGCAATGGCCTTGTGGCCAATGTCGCGGCGGAACACAGCACCGGGGAAGCCAACAGCCGCCACGCCTTGATTGGCCGCCTGCAACGCAGCCTCCAGCGAGGACCTGACCGCTGTGACTGTCAGGACACGGCCGCCGCT
This DNA window, taken from Syngnathoides biaculeatus isolate LvHL_M chromosome 2, ASM1980259v1, whole genome shotgun sequence, encodes the following:
- the gart gene encoding trifunctional purine biosynthetic protein adenosine-3 isoform X2; amino-acid sequence: MAERVLVVGGGGREHALAWKLAQSPHIQQVLVAPGNAGTLDCGKISNSEVSVSNHAILAQFCKDHHVGLVVVGPEVPLAAGIVDDLMAAGVPCFGPSSKAAKLEASKSFSKAFMERHGIPTARYGSFTDPEEACGYIRSADFPALVVKASGLAAGKGVIVAQDCEEACRAVMDIMKDRAFGSAGDTVVVEELLEGEEVSCLCFSDGSWVSPMPPAQDHKRLQDGDRGPNTGGMGAYCPTPQVSQELLEQIRELVLQKTVDGMKLEGTPYVGVLYAGLMLTQQGIKVLEFNCRFGDPECQVLLPLLKSDLYEVILNTMNGKLASSAPEWHQDKSAVTVVMASAGYPGAYSKGVALTGLSQVEDMGIQVFHAGTALKDKQVVSSGGRVLTVTAVRSSLEAALQAANQGVAAVGFPGAVFRRDIGHKAIAHLRQHRGLTYKESGVDIAAGNKLVDVIKPLARATSRPGCDAELGGFAGLFDLKAAGFIDPILVSGTDGVGTKLKIAQACGQHGSLGQDLVAMCANDVLAQGAEPLFFLDYFSCGNLDVDVAAAVVAGIAKACELARCALLGGETAEMPGVYVPGEYDLAGFCVGAAERGALLPRLADIAEGDILIGVASSGIHSNGFSLVRKVLERTHLSYCSPAPFGNPGQTVGEVLLTPTKIYSRVLLPILRSGAVKACAHITGGGLLENIPRVVPQELTVDLDASRWSIPSVFSWLQKEGGLSDCEMTRTFNCGLGAVLVVAPADAQRVLRQLRAQEEAWIVGTLAHKPPGAESVVVRNLDHSLLNAGPASKNGSCLSDSSIPHKRTKVGVLISGTGTNLQALIEQAKRPSSCAEIVVVISNKPGVQGLKRAALAGIQTRVVDHKLYGSRAEFDSTIDRVLEEFGVELVCLAGFMRILTGSFVNKWNSKLLNIHPSLLPSFKGVNAQKQALQAGVRLSGCTVHFVAEEVDAGAIIVQEAVPVFSGDTEESLADRIKEAEHRAFPAAMELVASGAVQLSEDGRVVWRSKLQQED
- the gart gene encoding trifunctional purine biosynthetic protein adenosine-3 isoform X1, whose protein sequence is MAERVLVVGGGGREHALAWKLAQSPHIQQVLVAPGNAGTLDCGKISNSEVSVSNHAILAQFCKDHHVGLVVVGPEVPLAAGIVDDLMAAGVPCFGPSSKAAKLEASKSFSKAFMERHGIPTARYGSFTDPEEACGYIRSADFPALVVKASGLAAGKGVIVAQDCEEACRAVMDIMKDRAFGSAGDTVVVEELLEGEEVSCLCFSDGSWVSPMPPAQDHKRLQDGDRGPNTGGMGAYCPTPQVSQELLEQIRELVLQKTVDGMKLEGTPYVGVLYAGLMLTQQGIKVLEFNCRFGDPECQVLLPLLKSDLYEVILNTMNGKLASSAPEWHQDKSAVTVVMASAGYPGAYSKGVALTGLSQVEDMGIQVFHAGTALKDKQVVSSGGRVLTVTAVRSSLEAALQAANQGVAAVGFPGAVFRRDIGHKAIAHLRQHRGANHQTCAVTGAIHSNDLTVSDRGLTYKESGVDIAAGNKLVDVIKPLARATSRPGCDAELGGFAGLFDLKAAGFIDPILVSGTDGVGTKLKIAQACGQHGSLGQDLVAMCANDVLAQGAEPLFFLDYFSCGNLDVDVAAAVVAGIAKACELARCALLGGETAEMPGVYVPGEYDLAGFCVGAAERGALLPRLADIAEGDILIGVASSGIHSNGFSLVRKVLERTHLSYCSPAPFGNPGQTVGEVLLTPTKIYSRVLLPILRSGAVKACAHITGGGLLENIPRVVPQELTVDLDASRWSIPSVFSWLQKEGGLSDCEMTRTFNCGLGAVLVVAPADAQRVLRQLRAQEEAWIVGTLAHKPPGAESVVVRNLDHSLLNAGPASKNGSCLSDSSIPHKRTKVGVLISGTGTNLQALIEQAKRPSSCAEIVVVISNKPGVQGLKRAALAGIQTRVVDHKLYGSRAEFDSTIDRVLEEFGVELVCLAGFMRILTGSFVNKWNSKLLNIHPSLLPSFKGVNAQKQALQAGVRLSGCTVHFVAEEVDAGAIIVQEAVPVFSGDTEESLADRIKEAEHRAFPAAMELVASGAVQLSEDGRVVWRSKLQQED